One Eubacterium sp. AB3007 genomic window, CGCAATCACCGCACCGGTGCACTCCAATAATACGATCAAATATGGGATCATGGATTCCATACACTTGCCTCCCTGTTTTCATTCTACCCCACATTCCAGGCTTTGTCCATGAACCCGGAAGGGTTTTCGACATTTCGCTATAGTTACGTTGATCTGTAGAACGATTCAGATCTATTTTCCACATAACCACATTTCCACCCATCAAATGTAGAACTATCCACACCGAAAATTCCACATTCCAGAGCGAACACTATCGGCATGTGGAATCCCCCAGGGATCATTGTCTGCGAACGTTAAAGAGAGCGATTATAATCGATAAACTCTTTGATCTGCTGCCGCAGCAACCCATAATCCACTTCCCCGTTGAAGCCATCGAAGGTGAACAGCACATCACGGCCGACGATCAGACCGGCGCGGTCGCCCAGCTCCTGGCATCCTCGAACCCCATCTCCCGAAACACTTCGCTGCTGGGTGTCCGATACGCCTTGGGCAAGAGTTGAATCAGTTCATTCGGATCAAATACCGCTCGGCATTGCTTCCCCTTTTCGATTTCGATGATCGCCTGGTCGATTCCCGCAAGGACACGTTCCACTAGTTTTCTGTCACAAAGCTTTGTTACCAGCGGATCATCTCGCTTCAAAGCCAGCCTCTTCCCTTTCTGATCGATCGAGTAGTAATCTCTTCCCTTCTTTCGGCTCACCACCATACACCCCTGCGGCAATTCCGCCAACAGGTGTTCACAAAGCCCTTTCCTCTCCACCAACGCAGCATGCTTTTGTCTGTTGATCTCGTCTAATGTCATCGTAAACCACCCTCCTAAAGTAGCGCCATTATACCCCTTTCCCCATAGACGGTCAATACAGGATTTATATTATTTTCCTTTATATGGTAATTGTCAGATTTCTTCCATATAAAAAACACCGCGCCTCAAAGGCGCGGTGACCCAATACTCACACGACTATCTCATCAGAAAAAACCTTTTCACCGGGGTCTTCCACAGGGCTGCAGCCACCACAAAGGCTACGATCATGCCCACGACCGCCTGACCAATGTTCCAGGGGATCCCAACGGCGGCCGCTGCCCAATTGCCGTACAGCACCCGCTCCACCAGGAAGTAGCCGGCGCACATCTCCGCGCTACCCAGTACCATGCCCAGCACTTCTGCGCTGGATACACTGAACTTCTCTGCCAGTGGGTGTCCGTGCTTCTCTAGCAGGTCGATCACCACCCCCATCAGGTAGGCCATCAGGAACTTGATCACGAATGTAAAGGGGACCCAGAGGGCAAAGCCTCCCAGCAAGTCTCCCAGTGCAGAGCCCAGCCCCGCTGCCAGCGCACCGTTCCGTTTCCCGAGCAGAAGCACCGCCAGGAAAATCATGCCGTCCCCCAGATGGACGTAGCCCTGACTGAGCGGTACGGGAACCTTGAACAGGCTGGTGGCCACCAGGATCAGACCCATCATCAGCCCCGTCATGACCACGGTGTTTATTCTCTTATCACTGTTATAACGCTTCATTTCGATCTCCTCTTGACTCTTTCTCTCTCCACCAGTATAATATCACCAAAGTGTACTTATTAAAATAAGCAATTATATTTATTTTCCCAAGTACAATTATACAAGGAGGCAGAATATGAAGCCAATTGCACTGGATATTCAGCACAATTCCACCACATCACTTTACATACAGTTATATGACCACCTCCGGCAAGCCATCATTCAAGGAGAGATCACTGCCGGCGAGCGGCTCCCTTCTCTGCGCCGTCTGGCTAAGGATCTGGGCATCAGCGTCACCACCGTCAGCCAGGCCTACGACCAGCTGGTGGTAGAGGGGTATCTGACCAGCCGGCCCCACTCCGGATACTACGCCGCCGACCTGAAGGTAGCCGGTCAGATCCCGGAGACACTGGAAACGCTGATCACAGAGCCCATAGACTTCGACACCGATCAGATCCAGAAGACAGAATACCGGTACGACACAGCCTCCTTCGATTTCGTCAAGTGGAAGAAGTGCCTGTCCGCCGTTCTGAACGAGCACGCTCACCTGCTCCTGTCCGAAAGCGATCCCCAGGGGGAGCCTGCCCTTCGCCACGAGATCGCACGGTATGTATATACGGCGCGGGGCGTGCTTTGTGCCCCGGAACAGGTGGTCATCGCCGCGGGGACCCAGCAGCTCACCGGTCACCTGATCCGCATCCTCAGGAAGATGCGCATCGACCACATCTCCACCGAAGATCCGGGGTATCTGCCAGTGCAGAACATCTTTCGCGACCACGAGTTCTCCATCACCAGGATCCCCGTGCGCCAGGACGGTATCCTGATCGAACGTCTTCCCATGAACATCGCCTCCGCCGTCTACCTGAGCCCCTCCAACCAGTTCCCCACCGGCTCCGTCATGCCTGTGGGGCGGCGCTACCAGCTGCTGGAGTGGGCAGAGGCCAACGACAGCCTGATCCTGGAGGACGACTACGACAGCGAACTGAGGTACTTCGGCAAGCCTATCCCGCCCCTGGCCAGCCTGGACAAAGCCGGGCGCGTGGTGTACTTCGGGTCTTTCTCCTCCACCCTTTTCCCGGCCATCAAGATCAGCTACATAATCCTGCCGAAGGCCATGGCGAAGATCTTCAGCCGCATCAAGCGGGATTACGACCAGACCTGCTCCAAGGAGGAGCAGCTGGCCCTGGCCATGTTCATGGAGAAGGGGTACTACTATACCAACATAAAAAAACTGCGCAGCCTGTGCGCCCAAAAGCTACAGGCTGCGCTCACCGCGCTGTCGGAATATGCAACAGGGTTCGTGACCCCTATGAACACCCACTCCGGCATCAATCTGACCCTGCGGGTCCAGACCTATATCGCGCCGGACGAGCTCTGCCGCCGGGCCGCTGAGCTAGGTCTCTATCTGGTTCCGGTGGCCAGCCTCACCGACCAGACCACTGCCGAGCTGATCTTCTACTACAACCGGGTCCCTATTGGAGACATCGGCCCCTGCGTGAAGGCCATGATCGACGCGTGGCGGTAGTGGACTGCAGGGTGAGATGCACGACAAGATCCGATCATAGAGGAATATGCCCCATTATGGGAGCTTGTCGATAACGACCGGGACCTTGACCTGCGCCACTGTTGCGTTTCCCTTGGCGTATTTTTTCATGAGCTGCGCCCCCCAGCCCTCTTCCATGAGCCTTAGGCCGCATGCGTTAAGGAGTTTCTTTCTGTAGGTGGCATACTGAACGAGTTTTTCACACAGACCCTTATCCAACGCATCGGCAAAAGCTTTCTCATCGGCAGGTGCTTTGTCGGGCTCAAGGCAGATCACATAACTCATCTTCTCCGGATCCGGATACACCTGAGCGATCTGACAGCCCACGCCCTCTTCTTCGCATATTTCCGAGATCGCTTCCGCAAGCATGGACCCCGGGATCTTCTCCTGCGCCAGATTTGCTACATCCGTCAGTTTTGTGACAAAGTATATGTTGGGCGTGTTTCCGGTAAACCCGTCTACATGCACCAGATCCTTCAGACGATACCGATACAAACCCGCGTTTGTAGTCAGTACAAGCTCGTAATTCTTCTGATCTTCCAGTTCCCAGGCAAAGAGTGGCTCGCCCCCCTCTTCGGGGATGAACTCATAGAAGCACGTGAACGAGGATAGCGCGCCCGCCGGGGTCTCCGGTTTCGTTGGAATATTGAACTTGGTCTCGCTGGCACCGTATCCCACATCGATGTATCTGGTCTTTTCGGGAAGTAATTTCCGTACTTCAGAGACATGTACGCCAACGCTTCCTCCGAGCCAGAAACCTGCCGCCATAAGATTCGGCCAGTAGTACCGAGGGATAAACCGCCCTTCCTCCTTCAGTTTCAGCAGCTCATCTGCTCTTTCTGGATTAGGCGCAAGCTGATATTTCAACATGTCCTTCAACCCGTCGGACATATCGTACCTGATTCCACCGTTTCGGATATCTTCGATCAGTTCCTCCGCGTGGAGTACCGCATAGTCACACAGGTTCTTCATCATCTTTGCGTTATTTCCAAGCAGAGCGGTCACGTCATTATAGACGAGGGAGCAGCGAAGCATAACATACAGAAGTTCATCGCCTTCAAACTCATTGACCACCTGCGGCACATAGGTTAGATGTTTGACTAGCTCCGGGTTTGCAAGCTCTGATGATCTGCCGGACGCGGTACCGCATGGGATTCCGCCGCTGGTCACGTCAAGAGACGGCTTATTGAAAAACGCGAATACTCTGGTCGCCACCTCAGGAGAGGTCATCATGAAAATCTCCGTGATTCTGGCTCTTGAGATAACTTGTCTCGCTGCTGCTTCCCGTTCGCTTTCCGGAATGAATTTGTAGCTTGCAGTGGTTCCGGAAGTACGGTAAAAAAAGTTCGCTTTTCCGGGGAACAGAAGATCACTCTCACCGGCCTGAAGCCTTTCGGAATAGGTGGCATAATCAGCCCAGTCCGAAAGTTTTACCTTTTCTCTGAAGTCCTCCAGAGACTGGATCTCTCCAAAGCCATGTTCTTTACCGAATTCTGTGTCCTTGCAGGCGTTCAGGATCTCGAAGAGGACAAGCTCCTGGGTGCCTTTGCAGTCGGCGAAAAGCGCTTCTGTCGCTTTCAGGAATCCGTAGTCGTCAAGACCCATGAGGAGCTTTGGCAGCTGCGTACGCTTTGCCGCCTCCTTCAGTTGTAGTGTCCTCCAGTGGGCAAGCGGCCGCTTCATCATCTGTCTCTTCAGATCCTTCAGAAAGACCGATACAAGATCTTTTTTTCCAAGCCAGGAATCGAACCCTGCAGAGGAATTCACCTCTCCTACTACAAAGCCGTTTTCTCCGAAGAGAAGATCGATCCCTGCCATACGCAGGCCAATCGCCTTCGAAACCTTGTGGCAAAGTTCTTTCATTTCCTCTGTCAGCGGATACTCCTCAGTGGTGCCGCCAACATGCAGATTGGATCGGAATTCATTGGGATCGGATGCCTTCCGCTGTGCGGCAAACACGGCTTCAAAACCGATCGTCAGGACTCTCACATCCCTGCCTTTTGAGGAGGCCACATATTTCTGGATCAGCATTCTGGACTGGGAGCCGGCCAATTTCTCCATCGTCTTCTCCAGTTCTTCTTCCGTTTTTATCAACTCGACGCCGATCCCTCCGAATCCATCATCCGGCTTCATGATCAGCGGAAGACCGATCTCCGAGAGAATGAGATCCTTGCTCATACTCTCCCTGAAAACAAGGGTCTTTACGACTGGAATGCCTTCCTTGGCAAGGATCTGATACGTCTCGATCTTGCTCATAGCCGCTTTTTTTGCCTCTATGGGATTATAGTTGAACGATCCCAACTGTTCCAGTTGCCGCGCAAAAGGAAATACCACTCCGTTTTCGCCGTCGGAATCAGCAATGTAGAAAAAGTCAGGAGGAGTCTCTTCCTTCCCGTTGACCCAAATCCTGGAGGGAAGTCCGTTGTCGATTTCGTACGCAGCTTTCCCGCAGTCAATGATCTCTATGGTATGATCACCTACATTTACATTGCTGAGAAGTCTCTCTGTCGCAGCTTCAAATTTCCCTGCTGTCAAAAACCAACCTTTCATATTGCTCCTTTCTTATGCGTATGAGCTATTGTACAGTTCCGCATAGTAGCCCTTCCGGGCCATCAGTTGTTCATGGGTTCCAACTTCTTTTATATCTCCGTCTACCATGAAGATGATGCAATCCGCATTTTTGATGGTAAAAAGCCTGTGGGCAATCATGAAGGTCGTATGCCCCTTCATCATGTCATTCATGGCCGCTGTGATCATCACCTCTGTCCTCGTGTCGATATTGGAGGTCGCCTCATCGAGTATCAGGATCTCCGGATCGGCAAGAACAACCCTTGCTATAGACAGGAGCTGTTTTTCGCCGACGCTCAGAGCTCCCGTCTCATCATTGATCTCAGTGTCATAGCCCTGAGGAAGTTTCTGGATGAAACTGTGGCATTGTGCCTTCTTCGCTGCTTCGATGACCTCCTCCCTGGTCGCTTCCGGCCTGCCATAGGCGATATTCTCATGAACCGTCCCTGAGAACAGCCAGGTGTCCTGGAGCACCATTCCCATATGGCTTCGTAGTCCGGCCCGGGTCATTTTTGCCGTATCCAGGCCGTCCAGAGTGATGTTACCTCCGTTGATTTCATAAAACCGCATCAGCAAGTTCACCAGTGTCGTCTTGCCTGCTCCGGATGGACCGACAATGGCGAACACTTGTCCCGGCTCCGCCCTGAAACTGACATCCTTCATGAGAATCTTGTCCGGAACGTAACCGAAACTGACATGCTCAAAGGCCACCGCTCCATCGGCAACCCCAGAGATCTCCTGCGGTTCCTCGTTGTCCTCAGACTCGTTTTCCTCATCGATGAGTTTGAAAATCCGGTCCGCTGCAGCCAGCCCCGCCTGCACCTGATTGAGCATTGTCGAAAAAGTATTGATCGGGCTGGAAATATTGTAGGCGTAGATCAGAAAAGCGGTCAGCGCCCCCAGTGTGACCACGCCCTTAATGCTCAACAGCCCGCCGAGCACGCACACCGCGATGTACACCAGATTGTTGAGAAGTGTCGTCACCGGAGTGATCAGCCCCGACCAGGTTCTCGATGACAAATATGTCCGGAAGAATTTCTTGTTGATCGTCTCCATGGTGTCATAGGCTGTCTCTTCGTAGTTGAATGCCCTCATGACATCATGGCCGGAAATCATCTCCTCGATGTGGCCGTTCAATTCTCCCACTGCTTCCTGTTGGCTTTTGAATAGTTTTCTCGTAGCACCTGTAATGATGCGGATCGCAGTGTAACTTAATGGGATCATTACGAAAAAGATCAGCGCAAGCCAGACATTGGTCAGCAGCATCATTACCAGTATTCCCACGATGGTAAGTACTTTTGTGAACAGGGTCGACAGATTGGTCTGAATCACATTCGTCAGTGTTACCATATCGCTGGTGAGCCTTGCCAGCACATCCCCCCTCTTCTGTGAGTCCAGGAAGGACAGCGGTAGTACCTGCAGTTTTTTCTGGAGCTTCTGCCTGAGGCTGAAAGCAGTATTCTCCGCGATCTTCACGAGGCTGCGTCTGGAGAGGTACAGACAGATGCCGCTCAGAATGTACATTCCTACGAGAACGCCAAGGCGGGGAAGTATCTCATACATGGAAAAGAAACTCCCCTCCAAAGGCGCCAAACTGTCCGTGATGCTCTCGATAACCTTCGGGGCAAATATGTCAAACACTGTACTGAAGATCAGCATAAAGACGACCAGCACCACAAGACGGCGGCTTCCTGCCATGTATCTCATGAGCCGCATGAAGGATCCTCGACCGCCTTTCTTTTTTTCTTTTTTCATGCCTGCGCCTCCTCTCCTTCATCGGATGTCTGCGTGCGGAAGATTTCCCGGTAGATATCACTCGTTTCCAGAAGTTCTTCATGGGTCCCGCAGGCGGTGATCCTCCCCTGATCCATGACGACGATCTGATCCGCGTTCATGATCGTATTGATACGCTGGGCGACGATTATGATGGTTTTACCCGCCAGCTCTTCTCTCATTGCTGCTCTCACCGCAGCATCCGTCTTGAAATCGAGTGCGGAAAATGTGTCATCCAGAAGATAAACAGGAGCTTTTTTCACAAAGGCTCTCGCAATGGACACTCGCTGTCTCTGCCCTCCGGAGAGATTGGCGCCTCCCTGCGTGACTGCCTTGGACGGCCCCTCATTGCCTTTATCCATAAATTCTGTGACCATTGCCATGTCACAGGCTTTTCTGATCTCCTCGTCCGTCGCGTCAGGACTGGCAACCCTCAGATTGCTCTCGATCGTGCCGGCAAAAAGGTGCGCCTTCTGCGGTGCATAGGAGATCATATTCCTGAGCTCCTTCACCGGCATATCACGGGTATCGGTTCCATCGATGAACACAGAACCGAAATACCTGGTGTCGAAGAACCGCAGCAGCAACTTCAGGAGCGTTGTTTTGCCGCTTCCCGTCGCACCTACGATCGCGGTGGTCTTCCCCGCCGGGAAGGTTATGTTTATATTATCAAGAACCATATCATGGGCACCGTTGTATCCGAAACTGACGTTTTCGAAACGGATCTGCCCTTCTGCCGAACCGGATACGTGACTGTCTCCGACGCTTCCCTTCGCCCGGCTATATTCGTCCGTCGAATAACTCTCCGCCTCATAATCCAGGACCTCTATGATTCTCTTGGCCGAAACTTCGCATTTTGGAAGCGCGTTGACAATGGCCATCACCGTGGCAAACCCGCCTGCGAGCATGGTGCTGTACTGGATATACGTCAGAAGATCTGCGAGACTTACGATCGTCTCCCGCATCTCCCATGTACCGACAAACAGAATCAATGCAATCGTGAGGTTCATGATGACATGGACCAACGGAACCAAAAGCGCGATGTACACCCCCGCATCAATGGCCTGATCTCGTATGTCCTCATTTGCCTTTGACAGCTTCTCGACTTCGTAGTCCTTCATACCAAAGGCGCGAATGGTGCGCATGCCGGTCAGTTTCTCATTCATGAGCACACTTCCCCGATCGGTCTTCGCCTGCAATGACGCGAACTTCGGCATGCTCTTTCTATTTCGCCGTATCACTATGAAAGCACATAGAATGAAGGTCCCGGCGATGATCAGCGAAAGGGACGCGTTGAGAAATATGCATCGAACAAATGTAAAAACGGCCACAAAAGGAACCAGAAGGGCGTTCCGCAGCATATTGATCACAACCATCTGCATCTGTGTCGTATCGCTGGTCGCCCGGGTGAGCAGCGTCTCCCGGTTGAACCGCTGATAATCGAGATCCGAAAAAGTCTGCACCTTAGCAAACAGGTCCGCCCGTATCCTCGTGGTAAAACTGGCGGTCACATAGGCAGAGAACCTTCCGGCAAGAACCATGAGGACACCCATGGTGAACGTCATGATGAGCATCTGGATCCCCATTTGCCAGACATAATCCATATCTGCATTCGCGATGCCTTTCTTGAGGATACGATTGAAATAATCAGGAAGGCTGGTTTGGGTATAGGCCTGCCCAAGGACAAATATGAATACCAAAAACATCTGCTTCCAGTAGTTTTTCAGATATCTTCCAAATAGTACAAACAAAGATATTCTCCTCTCATATCAATAATTCTCAGGCACTCAGCAGCGCTTTCAGGAATCTTTCGAATCCCACCTTTTTAATCAGTGTCTCAAGTCCCGGACTGTCATTCACCTCACCAACGATGAAGCCATCTTCCCCGAAGAGAAGATCCAGACCGCACAGATTCAGATCGATTGCTTTTGCCGTCCTTTCACATAGAGAGATCACTTCGTCAGTGAGTTTGAAATCTTCGTAGTGTCCTCCCTGATGAATATTCGAACGGAACTCCTCAGGATCCCCTGCCTGTCTTACAAAGGCGGCATAGGGCTTTTTGCCTACCATCAGAACCCTGAGATCTCTCCCCTTGGAACTCTCTATGTAGGGCTGCGCTATCATCACTCCATCTGACATTATCTCAGGAAGCTCGTCAAGGAACGCCTGCGCCTCCACTCGGCTTTGGATCAGCTCAACCCCCTTGCCGCCAAATCCGACGGCCGGCTTCACAACGCAGGGGATTCCTACTTCTGTTTCTATGATGTCCACTGGCGTTGAGCGGAATACCGGCATCACCTTCGCCTGGGGGATCTTCTCTCTGGACAGAAAATGTGCTGTTTTTAATTTGTTTCCGGCAATCCTCTTTGATTCGATGGGATTGACCGACACGCTTCCCATGGCAACCAAGGCTTCCTCGATCCCCTCCATCACCGCATCGAATGCGCCGTAAAAGATAAATCTGTCAGGAGGTGATACTCTCTCTCCTTTCGCGTAAAGCGACGGCTCACCGTCTGATGAGACCGTGTAATCAATGTCATTTCTCCTGAAATGCTCGGCCTCGATGTTATATTTCCTGAGGAGCTCGCGCCCGCTTTCCAGTGCCCTTTCAATAGAATCTCCCTGAACGATCGCACCTGTGATAAACCAAACTTTCATATTCTCTTTTCCTCCTTCACAGCATCTCTCTTGATCTATTCGTATCTTTCCCTGAGACCATTAAAGAACCGGTACTTGATCGGCGTATCGATGACGCGTACGGGCTTTAACTGGTTTGGAGAAACCCCCTTCATGATCATCATTTCACGGTAGAGTTGGTAGGTCTGCTGTTGCACTGGAATGATCTCGCAAGGAGCAAGCACCCCTGTTCTGATCTTCTCTCCATAGGATGGATTTGCCTGCATAACCCTCGCCTCAAGCTTATCTCTCATTTCAGGCAGTTCCTCCTTCCTGATGACCCTGTCAGGCTCTATGAAAAATGTATAATGCCCGGGTTCCTCGTCGGTATCCGCGTATACACTGTAATCAGTTACATCGAGACTTGCGTCCTTCATAAACTGTTCAATAGACCATCTTATTGCCTCTTCATTTGTCTTTTCCCCTGCAATGGAAAGGAGCTGGCTCTTCCTGAAGACAAACTCGAGCATTGGAGCCTCATTGTAAAAGCCTGTTACCCGGATGACATCCTTTATGCGGTAACGGTAAAACCCGGACAGATTCGTCAGCACCAGTTCATAGAGCTCTCCCTCCTCAAGTTGATCGATGGTAAGCGGCCGGACACTGTCATCCTCCGACTTTGCCGGAATAAACTCATAGAAACCCCCGTCCGGGACGAGGACAAAGGAAGAGTCCCCCACATGCCTGGACGTTGCGAAGAATCCCTCAGAAGCAGCGTAGCCAAGGTGGTTGAAAGGAATGTTCTTTCCTGTAAATGTATGCATCTTTTTTGAATAAGTGAAGAACCCACCTGTTCCGATGCTGGCAACGAACTGAAGATCCGGCCAGATCCGCAACGCCATGCCATTCGGTCCTTTCTTAAAGGCAGCGGCCAGTTCCTTCGCTCTTTCCGGGTTCGGTTTGAGCTGCGATTCGAATTTCTCTCTCCAATCGTCCGGGATCTCAATGCTACTGTCGATGGTTCCACATGCAATGTCGTTACAAAGCATCTCCCAGTTGGACCTGGAATACTCCAACAGATCCACCAGCGCCGTCATGAAGGCAGAGTTCAGGAATACGATATTCCTTCTCTCCAATACGTATCTGGCTCTCAGATACTTCAGA contains:
- a CDS encoding ECF transporter S component; this encodes MKRYNSDKRINTVVMTGLMMGLILVATSLFKVPVPLSQGYVHLGDGMIFLAVLLLGKRNGALAAGLGSALGDLLGGFALWVPFTFVIKFLMAYLMGVVIDLLEKHGHPLAEKFSVSSAEVLGMVLGSAEMCAGYFLVERVLYGNWAAAAVGIPWNIGQAVVGMIVAFVVAAALWKTPVKRFFLMR
- a CDS encoding PLP-dependent aminotransferase family protein, with amino-acid sequence MKPIALDIQHNSTTSLYIQLYDHLRQAIIQGEITAGERLPSLRRLAKDLGISVTTVSQAYDQLVVEGYLTSRPHSGYYAADLKVAGQIPETLETLITEPIDFDTDQIQKTEYRYDTASFDFVKWKKCLSAVLNEHAHLLLSESDPQGEPALRHEIARYVYTARGVLCAPEQVVIAAGTQQLTGHLIRILRKMRIDHISTEDPGYLPVQNIFRDHEFSITRIPVRQDGILIERLPMNIASAVYLSPSNQFPTGSVMPVGRRYQLLEWAEANDSLILEDDYDSELRYFGKPIPPLASLDKAGRVVYFGSFSSTLFPAIKISYIILPKAMAKIFSRIKRDYDQTCSKEEQLALAMFMEKGYYYTNIKKLRSLCAQKLQAALTALSEYATGFVTPMNTHSGINLTLRVQTYIAPDELCRRAAELGLYLVPVASLTDQTTAELIFYYNRVPIGDIGPCVKAMIDAWR
- a CDS encoding RimK family alpha-L-glutamate ligase; its protein translation is MKGWFLTAGKFEAATERLLSNVNVGDHTIEIIDCGKAAYEIDNGLPSRIWVNGKEETPPDFFYIADSDGENGVVFPFARQLEQLGSFNYNPIEAKKAAMSKIETYQILAKEGIPVVKTLVFRESMSKDLILSEIGLPLIMKPDDGFGGIGVELIKTEEELEKTMEKLAGSQSRMLIQKYVASSKGRDVRVLTIGFEAVFAAQRKASDPNEFRSNLHVGGTTEEYPLTEEMKELCHKVSKAIGLRMAGIDLLFGENGFVVGEVNSSAGFDSWLGKKDLVSVFLKDLKRQMMKRPLAHWRTLQLKEAAKRTQLPKLLMGLDDYGFLKATEALFADCKGTQELVLFEILNACKDTEFGKEHGFGEIQSLEDFREKVKLSDWADYATYSERLQAGESDLLFPGKANFFYRTSGTTASYKFIPESEREAAARQVISRARITEIFMMTSPEVATRVFAFFNKPSLDVTSGGIPCGTASGRSSELANPELVKHLTYVPQVVNEFEGDELLYVMLRCSLVYNDVTALLGNNAKMMKNLCDYAVLHAEELIEDIRNGGIRYDMSDGLKDMLKYQLAPNPERADELLKLKEEGRFIPRYYWPNLMAAGFWLGGSVGVHVSEVRKLLPEKTRYIDVGYGASETKFNIPTKPETPAGALSSFTCFYEFIPEEGGEPLFAWELEDQKNYELVLTTNAGLYRYRLKDLVHVDGFTGNTPNIYFVTKLTDVANLAQEKIPGSMLAEAISEICEEEGVGCQIAQVYPDPEKMSYVICLEPDKAPADEKAFADALDKGLCEKLVQYATYRKKLLNACGLRLMEEGWGAQLMKKYAKGNATVAQVKVPVVIDKLP
- a CDS encoding ABC transporter ATP-binding protein yields the protein MKKEKKKGGRGSFMRLMRYMAGSRRLVVLVVFMLIFSTVFDIFAPKVIESITDSLAPLEGSFFSMYEILPRLGVLVGMYILSGICLYLSRRSLVKIAENTAFSLRQKLQKKLQVLPLSFLDSQKRGDVLARLTSDMVTLTNVIQTNLSTLFTKVLTIVGILVMMLLTNVWLALIFFVMIPLSYTAIRIITGATRKLFKSQQEAVGELNGHIEEMISGHDVMRAFNYEETAYDTMETINKKFFRTYLSSRTWSGLITPVTTLLNNLVYIAVCVLGGLLSIKGVVTLGALTAFLIYAYNISSPINTFSTMLNQVQAGLAAADRIFKLIDEENESEDNEEPQEISGVADGAVAFEHVSFGYVPDKILMKDVSFRAEPGQVFAIVGPSGAGKTTLVNLLMRFYEINGGNITLDGLDTAKMTRAGLRSHMGMVLQDTWLFSGTVHENIAYGRPEATREEVIEAAKKAQCHSFIQKLPQGYDTEINDETGALSVGEKQLLSIARVVLADPEILILDEATSNIDTRTEVMITAAMNDMMKGHTTFMIAHRLFTIKNADCIIFMVDGDIKEVGTHEQLMARKGYYAELYNSSYA
- a CDS encoding ABC transporter ATP-binding protein — translated: MFVLFGRYLKNYWKQMFLVFIFVLGQAYTQTSLPDYFNRILKKGIANADMDYVWQMGIQMLIMTFTMGVLMVLAGRFSAYVTASFTTRIRADLFAKVQTFSDLDYQRFNRETLLTRATSDTTQMQMVVINMLRNALLVPFVAVFTFVRCIFLNASLSLIIAGTFILCAFIVIRRNRKSMPKFASLQAKTDRGSVLMNEKLTGMRTIRAFGMKDYEVEKLSKANEDIRDQAIDAGVYIALLVPLVHVIMNLTIALILFVGTWEMRETIVSLADLLTYIQYSTMLAGGFATVMAIVNALPKCEVSAKRIIEVLDYEAESYSTDEYSRAKGSVGDSHVSGSAEGQIRFENVSFGYNGAHDMVLDNINITFPAGKTTAIVGATGSGKTTLLKLLLRFFDTRYFGSVFIDGTDTRDMPVKELRNMISYAPQKAHLFAGTIESNLRVASPDATDEEIRKACDMAMVTEFMDKGNEGPSKAVTQGGANLSGGQRQRVSIARAFVKKAPVYLLDDTFSALDFKTDAAVRAAMREELAGKTIIIVAQRINTIMNADQIVVMDQGRITACGTHEELLETSDIYREIFRTQTSDEGEEAQA
- a CDS encoding RimK family alpha-L-glutamate ligase; the protein is MKVWFITGAIVQGDSIERALESGRELLRKYNIEAEHFRRNDIDYTVSSDGEPSLYAKGERVSPPDRFIFYGAFDAVMEGIEEALVAMGSVSVNPIESKRIAGNKLKTAHFLSREKIPQAKVMPVFRSTPVDIIETEVGIPCVVKPAVGFGGKGVELIQSRVEAQAFLDELPEIMSDGVMIAQPYIESSKGRDLRVLMVGKKPYAAFVRQAGDPEEFRSNIHQGGHYEDFKLTDEVISLCERTAKAIDLNLCGLDLLFGEDGFIVGEVNDSPGLETLIKKVGFERFLKALLSA
- a CDS encoding GH3 auxin-responsive promoter family protein, which translates into the protein MSRKKKKEGSLKIPKVLPTKVVNTAIINHMIREGRTAKRTLDRNSKEAVRISNDLLMKLLNDNKDTEYGRKYDFANIHSIEEYQDKVPLCDYDTLEPYIKRMVENDEENLLSCERPVHYALSSGSVGVPKHIPVSAAELAKYRRYGTSMCFGVVDEYYRNTTGKSFKKGFVADCLELKFQETAHGIPKGAISGNILKQVKDTTQYFVSPPWDVLNPKAEMDLKYLRARYVLERRNIVFLNSAFMTALVDLLEYSRSNWEMLCNDIACGTIDSSIEIPDDWREKFESQLKPNPERAKELAAAFKKGPNGMALRIWPDLQFVASIGTGGFFTYSKKMHTFTGKNIPFNHLGYAASEGFFATSRHVGDSSFVLVPDGGFYEFIPAKSEDDSVRPLTIDQLEEGELYELVLTNLSGFYRYRIKDVIRVTGFYNEAPMLEFVFRKSQLLSIAGEKTNEEAIRWSIEQFMKDASLDVTDYSVYADTDEEPGHYTFFIEPDRVIRKEELPEMRDKLEARVMQANPSYGEKIRTGVLAPCEIIPVQQQTYQLYREMMIMKGVSPNQLKPVRVIDTPIKYRFFNGLRERYE